The genomic region CCGGCGCCACCAGCAAGATCACCGTCTTCGGCAATGGCATCCCCGGGCCCGGCGCGATGGGCTTCCAGCCGGCCATCTTCGGGGCCAAGGCCGGCGACCCCGCGTGGAGCCCGATGTGGGACCACTGGACGGCGGTCTGGAACGACGAGGCCGATGCGACCCTGCTGACCTCCCAGGCCGAGCTCGCCGCCGCGGAGGCTGATGGGCGAATCACCCTCCATCACGGCACGCCCGACACCGGCGGCATGGGCTTCGTCGTCAACTGCCCCAGCCCGATCGTGGCCCCCAACGACTTCGAGGTGACCTGATGCTCAACTGGGTGTCGGGGCTGTTCGACCGCTCGCCGTGCGAGCACCTGCCAGAAGCCGTGCCGAACCCGGCCAGCGATGGCTGCCAGGAGTGTGGCCAGGCTTTCAGCCTACGCATGTGCGGGACCTGCGGCCACGTCGGCTGCTGTGAGACGAGCCGCGGTCATGCCCGGGACCATGCACGCGACACTGGACATCCCATCATCTACTCGATGCCTGTCGGGCGCGGCTTCGCGTGGTGCTACGCGGAGAATCGCTACGTCGAGTGACGCGTGTCGCCGCACAGTTCGGCGGTATGGCGTTCCGAATCGGGTGCCGAGTTGGCTCGTCACGTGCCGGAGCAAACGTATGAGCATCAGCGACCTCGTACACGCCGCCTACACCACCGCCGAGACGTTCGACCGCGCGCCACGAGCACGGCGCAGGCCGGACCTGAGCGTTGCGGGCGGGCCTGCGATCACCAGGATCATGATCCGTGGCGCCGTCGCGGACGCCGCGGCAACCTGGCTGATGGACATCGCCACGACGGACGAATGCGTCGACGCGAATGGTTGGTCGTCCGAGGCGACGTTGACGCGTGCGCCTGCTCACTAGGCGATCGATGGCTTGGCGTCCCCGGCAGGTGTCGGGGACGTACTGACAAACATACCCATCGTCGGGCGCCGTGAGTACGAATCAGCGGATCAATCGGCATGAGGAGGCGGGCGCCCTCCGACAAGTCAGATGCTGCGCTGGAGCGACTGATCCGAAGTCCGAAGCCCGTGGGAGCCGCCTCGCTCCCCTATTTCGTGCTCAACAGAGCCGTCCGAACGGCCGGGATTAGGCTGAAATCCGGGTGAGTATGGTGCTCGCTTCCCGGAGGAGTCTGGTGCCCACTCTCGGCCAGCGAAGCATCAGATGCCCGCGTCCTTGTCGCGAGTCTGAGGCTCGCCGCCGATTCGTCGGCACCGGTAGTGTACGTCCCACGGTGCATTCACCCGAGGCGAGTGCGACTGCCACGACTGCAACACGCTTCGGAACCGCCTTGCTGCAAACGTGGAGGCCGAGTGGCGACCGCCGGTCCTCGGCACCACTTCGCACCGCGCGGCCAGGGACCCCTCAGACTCAGGTGACGAACGATTAACTTGCCCGACGTGATCTGGTGGCACTCCCAGACGCGCCGCGCGACGGTTGTGGCGGTGTAACGTGTTCGCGTGACTGCCGGCGAGTGTGAGTGCAGCGTCCGTGAATTCGCCGTGCCGGAATCATTCGAGGACTCCCGCCACTTCAACCAGGTAGTCAGCGAGATCGCCCGGGAGGAGTGGGCTTGCCGATTCACTCTTATCCACTGGGTTCGACCGGGCCCGAGTGCGTTGATCGTTAAGGTGGATCCCGGACCCTTGCTGCCACCTAGTTGACATCGTGGCGGCACGTGACGTCATTAAGCGGCGAACTTCCTATTCCGTCGACGGCACCTGCGGACCCCTACCGCTCCGGCCGCCCCGCCACGGCGTTCGCACATGGGTCCCGTCAAGCTCGTATGGCCGTCCGACGTGCGGAGCCTGGTCGACGGGCGAGGCCGGCGCGCGGCAGCGCTAGGTCTCGATGGCGCGATTGGAGTGGCTGGTGCGCTACCGCCCCGATTCAGCCGACCGGCGATGGCGCTTCCAACGAGGCAAGCCATGCGTCGGCGACGCGCGAGTTGACATTCGAGCCGGACAATGGGTTCAAACTTCGAGTACGCGTGTACTTGCGCTCGCGATTGCGCTCCGCTATCACGTTTGGAGGCAACGGGTGACCGGTTTCCCGCAAGACGGCTTCGATCTCGTCGTGGAGCCCCGGCGACCGCGAGGTCTCGCGCCCGATCGTTGGCGGGCCGCCTTCGGCTGACGTGCTCCAACGGCGATACGTTTGCGACGGGACGTAGTCGCTTCCGCAGGTCGAGGTGTCCGCTGCTCTGTGGGCCCGGATCCCTTCTGGGCGATCAGACGGGGCAGCAGAACATTCGTCTGGCGCTGCGTTTCAATCAACAGATCGAGGCGCTCGAGTAGAGGCGAACCACCTTCATCAGCGGAACTGAGCCAAGCGGGAAGTTCATCGTCGATCAGAGTACCGCGACCGCAACCGAGTTGATCATCCAGAGTGTTTGTTGCGGTGGCGACGTCCTGAGTCGAAGTCAGGTCATTGGCGTCCTGCCGGAGGCAACGCCGCGGCGCACGTCGGAGCGGGTGCAGCAGCACTCATGAGCGACGCGGTCGAGCTTGCTCCTCCAGCGGCCGAGTCTGGGCTGGTGTCGGTTCGGGTCTCGCTGTTCGAGGAGCCGGACTCGGTGGCCAGGGTCACGCACGCCATCGCCGCAGCCGGTGGGCGGGTGCGCACCCTGCTGACCCTCCGCACCCTGCCCGACGTTGAGGTCGTGGAGCTGGAGCTGTGCGTGGAGCAACTCAACGGGCATTCGGTGGCAATGGCCCTGAGCCCGGGACGCGATCCAAGCCGTCGGGAAAGACATCGAGCCCGGTACAGAGAGGACCGCCCACCAGCACTTGGCCATGGCGGTCACGCAGTCGATCGGCGGTTCCCAGCAACCGCAGCCGATGCCCCGAGCCGACGAGCGCCGGCCGCAGCGCCGTATGGATCCCCGCATCGAGAATCGCCACCGTGCGATCCCCCACCTCCTTCACATCCAGCACGCGCGCGAGCACCACGCCGGCCGGACCGACCAGGTACCGGCCCGGCTCGAGCAACACCGGCAGGTCGGCCAGGTCGGGATCCGCGCACCAGCCCGCCGCCAGCGTGGCGAGCCGCTGGCCCAGCCGATCCAGGTCGAGCGGCTTATCATCGTCGCCATACGGGATGCCCAGCCCTCCGCCGGCGTCGACCAGCTGCAGCCGGAAGCCGATGCGACGCGCCAGGCGCGCGGCCAGCTCGACGGTGCGGGCCACGTGGGCGGCGATGGTGTCGGCGTCACGCACGTTCGAGGCGCCAAAGGCGTGCAGGCCCATCAGGTCGATCCACGGCGAGTCACACGCCTCGCGTGCCACCGCCTCCAGCTCGCTCGGATCGATCCCGAACTTGCGCCATCCCCCGGCCAGGATCGGCGTGTCCTCACCATCGCCCCGGACCGCGACCCGCAGCAGGACCGGGACGCGCCGGCCCGCGCTGGCCGCAATCTGCTCGAGGCGCCCCAACTCCCCGGCCGACTCGAGAGTGACGGCGCGCAGCCCGGCCCCGACCCCTGCGGTCAGCTCCGCATCGGTCTTGCCCGGCCCGGTGAACACCACCCGCGCCGGATCGAAGCCGGCGCGCAGCGCCGCAGCCAGTTCGCCGCCCGATGCGATGTCCAGGCCGAGGCCGAGCTCCCGCATCGCGGACAGCACCGCCAGCGCAGGGTTGGCCTTGGCGGCGTAGGCCAGCTCGAAGCACGGCGGCAGCGCGGCGCGCAGCGCCCGAACCCGGGCCGTGACGACGTCGAAGTCGTAGACGTAGAGCGGCGTGCCGAAACTGATGGCCAGCTCCTCGGCCTCGATGCCGGCGATGCGACCACCATCGATGGCGATCGCGCTCATCGCAGCGCCGCCTCGATGGCGACGCGCGCATCGCTCCGATCGTCGCGGTATTTGACGATGGCGGCGGCCGCGAGGGTCACGCCGTGCTCGGCCGCGAAGACGCCCCGGGCGCGACGCACCGCCGGCACCACCACCGCCCCGGGCGGCACGGCGAGTGGCGCGTCGGGCGTGCCGTCGAGCACCTCGTTGGCGACGAGGTCGTAGAGGCGACTGGTGCCGGTCAGGATGACCCCGGCAGCGATCACCGCCCGGCTGCCGACCAGCACGCCGTCAAACAGCCCGGCCAGGCCGCCGACGAAGGCATCGTCCTCCACGATCACCGGCCGCGCGCCCGGCGGCTCGAGCACGCCGCCGATCTGCGCCCCGGCGGCCAGGTGCACCCGCGCCCCGATCTGGGCGCAGGAGCCGACCAGCACGTGCGAGTCGACCATCGCGTCCGGGCCGATCCAGGCGCCGATGTTGACGTAGGCCGGCGGCATCACCACCACTCCCGGGGACAGGTGCGCCCCGGCGCGGATGACCGTGCCGCCGGGCACGACGCGCACGCCCTCGGGAACGTCCGAACGCGGCGGCAGCGCGGCCCGGTCGCGGAACTGAAAGACGCCACCGGCCGACGAGTCGGCGACGTCGCGGAGCGCGAAGCGCGACACGATCGCCGAGCGCAGGTCGGTGTCCACGACCCAACCGCCGGGCGCTGCGGGATCCGGCCATGCCGCGCGAGCCCGCCCGGACTCCAGGTCGGCCAGCAGCGTATCGGTCCCGGTCATGCCTGGCTCGCCGCCAGCGATCGCAGAGCGGGCACGCCGGCCTCGCGCAGCGCGCTGGCCATGGCGCCCACGCCAGCGTCGTCGAGCGCAAGCAGCGGCAGGCGCAGATGGTTCTCAATCAGGCCCATCGCCGCCAAGGCGGCCTTGACCGGCGCGGGGTTGGGGGCACCGGCGAAGTTGGCGCGGAACAGCGGCAGCAAGCGCTCGTGGATCTGTCGCGCCGCCGACCAGTCGCCGGCATCGGCCGCGGCGCACAGCGCGACCATCTCGGCCGGCACCTCGTTGGAGGCGACCGACACCACCCCGTCCCCGCCGAGGGCCAGCACCGGCAGGGTCCAGGCGTCGTCGCCGGCGAGGACCGCGAAGCCATCGGGCCGGTCGCGGCAGATCAGTGCGATCTGGTCGAGGTTGCCCGAGGCCTCCTTGACCCCGACGATGCGCTCGTGGGCGGCCAGCTCGAGCAGCGTGGCGGCCTCGACGTTCGTGGCCGTGCGCGAGGGCACGTTGTAGACGACCACGGGCAGGCCGCCCTCGTCGGCGACCGCGGTGTAGTGGGCGGCCAGCATGGCCTGGTTGGGTCGGTTGTAGTAGGGCGCCACGACCAGGGCAACATCGGCGCCGAGCTCGGCGGCGCGGCGGGTGGCGGCGATGGTGGCGGCCGTGTCGTTGGTGCCCGTGCCGGCCAGCACGGTCGGGCGCGCATCACCCGTGACTCGCCCGGCGGCGGCCACGCTGAGCTCGATGAGCCGATCGCGCTCGTTGGGGCTGAGGGTCGGCGACTCGCCGGTCGTGCCGCACGGCACCAGGCCGGCGATGCCTCCGCCGACCTGTGCGTCGAGCAGGCGCCCGAAGGCGGGCTCATCGAGCGCGCCGTCGGCGGTGAAAGGGGTGACGAGCGCGGTGAAGGCGCCATGAAGGCGCGTGCGCGACGCGCGAATCGGGATCCGGGCTGGGTAGGTGGTCATGAGATGCTCCTGTTGGCTTCACCGATGGCGACCGCCGGCGAAACCTCGCCACGGGTCGAATGGATGGGATCGCCGACGAGCTCGTCGACGACCGAATCGAATGGGTGCAGGCCGGGCGAGCGCGGCTCGCTCAGCAGCCAGTCGGCGGCGGCCAGCGCCCCGGCGGCGTATGCGGATCGATCGCGGGCGGTGATGCGCAGCTCCACCGTCTCGCCCGGCGCGTCGAAGCCGACGAGGTGCATGCCCGGCGAGCTGCCGGCTCGGACGGAGGCGACTTCCAGCTCAGCGTGGGAGTGGCTCAGGCGTGCCGCCAGGTCGCGTGCCGTGCCGGAGGGCCGATCGCGCTTGGCGCGCCGATGCCACTCCACGATGAACGGATCGAAGGCCTCGATCCGCCCGTACAGCGCCGCCGCGGTGTCGACCAGGCGGCCGAAGAGGGCGGTGCCGAGGCTGAAGTTGGGGGCCCACACCCCCGCTGCAGCAGCGTTCCGCAGGTCGCCGTCGACGGCCTCGCGCTC from Chloroflexota bacterium harbors:
- a CDS encoding dihydrodipicolinate reductase C-terminal domain-containing protein; this translates as MRAVIVGDGPMGRALAGALEGRGERVELLGRPAAGAHPAGRLAGADVVFEASVGGAVRGNLADALAAGCRSIIIATTGWDTEREAVDGDLRNAAAAGVWAPNFSLGTALFGRLVDTAAALYGRIEAFDPFIVEWHRRAKRDRPSGTARDLAARLSHSHAELEVASVRAGSSPGMHLVGFDAPGETVELRITARDRSAYAAGALAAADWLLSEPRSPGLHPFDSVVDELVGDPIHSTRGEVSPAVAIGEANRSIS
- a CDS encoding 2,3,4,5-tetrahydropyridine-2,6-dicarboxylate N-succinyltransferase, producing MTGTDTLLADLESGRARAAWPDPAAPGGWVVDTDLRSAIVSRFALRDVADSSAGGVFQFRDRAALPPRSDVPEGVRVVPGGTVIRAGAHLSPGVVVMPPAYVNIGAWIGPDAMVDSHVLVGSCAQIGARVHLAAGAQIGGVLEPPGARPVIVEDDAFVGGLAGLFDGVLVGSRAVIAAGVILTGTSRLYDLVANEVLDGTPDAPLAVPPGAVVVPAVRRARGVFAAEHGVTLAAAAIVKYRDDRSDARVAIEAALR
- a CDS encoding UBP-type zinc finger domain-containing protein codes for the protein MLNWVSGLFDRSPCEHLPEAVPNPASDGCQECGQAFSLRMCGTCGHVGCCETSRGHARDHARDTGHPIIYSMPVGRGFAWCYAENRYVE
- the dapA gene encoding 4-hydroxy-tetrahydrodipicolinate synthase → MTTYPARIPIRASRTRLHGAFTALVTPFTADGALDEPAFGRLLDAQVGGGIAGLVPCGTTGESPTLSPNERDRLIELSVAAAGRVTGDARPTVLAGTGTNDTAATIAATRRAAELGADVALVVAPYYNRPNQAMLAAHYTAVADEGGLPVVVYNVPSRTATNVEAATLLELAAHERIVGVKEASGNLDQIALICRDRPDGFAVLAGDDAWTLPVLALGGDGVVSVASNEVPAEMVALCAAADAGDWSAARQIHERLLPLFRANFAGAPNPAPVKAALAAMGLIENHLRLPLLALDDAGVGAMASALREAGVPALRSLAASQA
- a CDS encoding alanine racemase translates to MSAIAIDGGRIAGIEAEELAISFGTPLYVYDFDVVTARVRALRAALPPCFELAYAAKANPALAVLSAMRELGLGLDIASGGELAAALRAGFDPARVVFTGPGKTDAELTAGVGAGLRAVTLESAGELGRLEQIAASAGRRVPVLLRVAVRGDGEDTPILAGGWRKFGIDPSELEAVAREACDSPWIDLMGLHAFGASNVRDADTIAAHVARTVELAARLARRIGFRLQLVDAGGGLGIPYGDDDKPLDLDRLGQRLATLAAGWCADPDLADLPVLLEPGRYLVGPAGVVLARVLDVKEVGDRTVAILDAGIHTALRPALVGSGHRLRLLGTADRLRDRHGQVLVGGPLCTGLDVFPDGLDRVPGSGPLPPNAR